Proteins encoded in a region of the Globicephala melas chromosome 1, mGloMel1.2, whole genome shotgun sequence genome:
- the LRRN2 gene encoding leucine-rich repeat neuronal protein 2 — MRLLVAPLLLAWVAGAIATVPVVPWHVPCPPRCACQIRPWYTPLSSYREATTVDCNDLFLTAVPPALPAGTQTLLLQSNGIVRVDQSELGYLANLTELDLSQNSFSDTRDCDFRSLPQLLSLHLEENQLTRLEDHSFAGLASLQELYLNHNQLYRIAPRAFAGLSNLLRLHLNSNLLRAVDGRWFEMLPSLEILMIGGNKVDAILDMNFRPLANLRSLVLAGMNLREISDYALEGLQSLESLSFYDNLLARVPRRALEQVPGLKFLDLNKNPLQRVGPGDFANMLHLKELGLNNMEELVSIDKFALVNLPELTKLDITNNPRLSFIHPRAFHHLPQMETLMLNNNALSALHQQTVESLPNLQEVGLHGNPIRCDCVIRWANATGTHVRFIEPQSTLCAEPPDLQRRPVREVPFREMTDHCLPLISPRSFPPSLQVASGESLVLHCRALAEPEPEIYWVTPAGVRLTAARAGRKYRVYPEGTLELRRVTAEEAGLYTCVAQNLVGADTKTVSVVVGRAPLQPGRGKGWGLELQVQETHPYHILLSWVSPPNTVSTNLTWSSASALQGHRATAVARLPRGTHSYNITRLLQATEYWACLQVAFADAHTQLACVWARTKEATPCHRALGDQPGLIAILVLTILLLAAGLAAHLGTGQPRQGVGGRPLLPAWAFWGWSTPSARVVSAPLVLHWNPGRKLPRSSEGETLSPPLSQNS; from the coding sequence ATGAGGCTGCTTGTGGCCCCCCTCTTGCTAGCTTGGGTGGCTGGTGCCATTGCCACTGTGCCCGTGGTACCTTGGCACGTGCCCTGCCCCCCTCGGTGTGCCTGCCAGATCCGGCCCTGGTATACACCCCTATCGTCCTACCGCGAGGCCACCACCGTGGACTGCAATGACCTATTCCTGACAGCTGTGCCCCCGGCGCTGCCCGCAGGCACGCAGACCCTGCTGCTACAGAGCAACGGCATCGTCCGCGTGGACCAGAGTGAGCTCGGCTACCTGGCCAATCTCACAGAGCTGGACCTGTCCCAGAACAGCTTTTCAGACACCCGAGACTGTGATTTCCGTTCCCTGccccagctgctgagcctgcacctgGAGGAGAACCAGCTGACCCGGCTGGAGGACCACAGCTTTGCAGGGCTGGCCAGCCTTCAGGAACTCTATCTCAACCACAACCAGCTCTACCGCATCGCCCCAAGGGCCTTCGCCGGCCTCAGCAACCTGCTGCGGCTACACCTCAACTCCAACCTGCTGAGGGCCGTGGACGGCCGCTGGTTCGAGATGCTGCCCAGCCTGGAGATCCTCATGATCGGCGGCAACAAAGTGGACGCTATCTTGGACATGAACTTCCGGCCCCTGGCCAACCTGCGCAGCCTGGTGCTCGCAGGCATGAACCTGCGGGAGATCTCTGACTACGCCCTGGAGGGGCTTCAAAGCCTGGAGAGCCTCTCCTTCTATGACAACCTGCTGGCCCGGGTACCGCGGCGGGCGCTGGAGCAGGTGCCTGGGCTCAAGTTCCTAGACCTGAACAAGAACCCGCTCCAGCGGGTGGGGCCCGGGGACTTTGCCAACATGTTGCACCTCAAGGAGCTGGGGCTGAACAACATGGAGGAGCTGGTTTCCATTGACAAGTTTGCCCTGGTCAACCTCCCTGAGCTGACCAAGCTGGACATCACCAACAACCCCCGGCTGTCTTTCATCCACCCCCGCGCCTTCCATCACCTGCCCCAGATGGAGACCCTCATGCTCAACAACAATGCTCTCAGTGCCTTGCACCAGCAGACAGTGGAGTCCCTGCCCAACCTGCAGGAGGTGGGTCTCCATGGCAACCCCATCCGCTGTGACTGTGTCATCCGCTGGGCCAATGCCACGGGCACCCATGTCCGCTTCATCGAGCCTCAGTCCACCCTGTGTGCCGAGCCACCAGACCTCCAGCGCCGCCCAGTGCGGGAGGTGCCCTTCCGGGAGATGACGGACCACTGCCTGCCCCTCATCTCCCCCCGCAGCTTCCCCCCCAGCCTCCAGGTGGCCAGTGGAGAGAGCCTGGTGCTGCACTGCCGGGCGCTGGCTGAACCAGAACCCGAGATCTACTGGGTCACTCCAGCTGGGGTTCGACTGACGGCTGCCCGGGCAGGCAGGAAGTACCGGGTGTACCCTGAGGGGACCCTGGAGCTGCGGAGGGTGACAGCGGAAGAGGCAGGGCTGTACACCTGTGTGGCCCAGAACCTGGTAGGGGCTGACACTAAGACGGTTAGTGTGGTTGTTGGCCGGGCTCCCCTGCAGCCAGGCAGAGGCAAGGGATGGGGTCTGGAACTCCAGGTGCAGGAGACTCACCCCTATCACATCCTGCTATCTTGGGTCTCCCCACCCAACACAGTCTCCACCAACCTCACCTGGTCCAGTGCCTCTGCCCTCCAGGGCCACAGGGCCACTGCTGTGGCCCGCCTGCCACGGGGCACCCACAGCTACAACATCACCCGCCTCCTTCAGGCCACGGAGTACTGGGCCTGCCTGCAAGTGGCCTTTGCTGATGCCCACACCCAGTTGGCATGTGTATGGGCCAGGACTAAAGAGGCCACTCCTTGTCACAGAGCCTTAGGGGACCAACCTGGGCTCATAGCCATCCTGGTTCTCACCATCCTCCTGCTGGCAGCCGGGCTGGCAGCCCACCTTGGCACTGGCCAGCCCAGGCAGGGAGTGGGTGGGCGGCCTCTCCTTCCAGCCTGGGCTTTCTGGGGCTGGAGCACCCCCTCAGCCCGGGTGGTATCTGCACCCCTTGTCCTGCACTGGAATCCGGGGAGGAAGCTGCCCAGGTCCTCAGAAGGGGAGACACTGTCACCACCATTGTCACAAAATTCCTGA